The segment GGTTTGGACCCACAATCAACACTTTCAAAGCTAGTTAGGGACAACCAACACTAGCTCTTCCGCTAAGGAGACAAGGTCTCCTTCTGCAGAAAGACCTCTAGGTGGAAAGGTCACTGCAGTAGATGGTGGTTGTTCTTAACACAGCTGAACAGCCAGGTAAAGCACTTGCAGCACTGCAAGGTGCTTTGTACTTACTTTAAAGCAAAGCCATATAAGAACACATGGAGACCACACATGCACTCCACATGCTGGATAAGCCATACAATACTTTCAGTGCACAGTGGAGTTATTTGAGAAGAGAAGGAATtagaaacacacaaaaaggacaagaaatatATGAAGGAGCAGTAGGACAAGGAGTGTGTTACAGCGTAGATGTGGGTAGGAAGCCATGTATAGGAACAGATGGAGTAAGGAAGGGACATTAAAATCGTAGAGGTGCAGAAATGCATGTAAGCAATTGGTTGACACCCATATGAGAGCAAAAAGCAGTACATGTCTGTATCAGTTAAAGCCCTGGTGATCTACACACTGAGACACTGCAGGTCTGTTGCCATGACGGTAACACTCAGCAGTTCTCACCTCATTACCAAAGATGTCTCTCCTGTCATGAATTAGGATCCAGCCCATCCGCCAGCCCGGGACTAGCCACCGCTTTGCCAAGCCACCACAGGACAAGATTGGCACGTTGGTGCTGAGAGTTGCAATGGGTTCATATTTGCAGTCAGCAAACACCTGTGACAGAAGGCAGTGTTAGGGCTGTCCCTGCCTCTTATTGTGAGAACTGTGGTAGTGTGCATGAGGCGCAAGAAAAAGGGAAGCAGGAAAGTGAGGGGAAATTGATGGTGAAAGCTCCCAGCTTCAAGGTATGAACATGGTTAAGTGCGCTGACATGAAAGCAAGCTGTTGGAAATAAGAAAGGAGCTGGACATGAGAGGTATCCCCAGCACTGCACACCAGAGGACTGGAAGCTCCAGGCATGGACCCAGGGACAGTACAGAGGAGTGGAGTTGTTGGTGACCTGGCTGCCATGGCCAAAGGGCAAGTGCATCAGAAAGGACAGACAGCACAGGGGTGCAAAGAACTGCAACTGACACTCACCATGTCTCCATAGATCTCATCAGCAAGGATGGGCACGCACTGTCTAGATGCCACTGTAAGAGAGAAGGCATTCAGCCTGGCCAGCCTGCATCCGCCATGGGAGCAGACTTGCCCTTTGCTGCAGGGCTTGGCAGGGCTCTGAGGGAAGCACTGTCCCAAGGTAGAGGGTCCCTGTCTTCCTCCTACAGACTGTTCATTCAGAGAGCTCAGTCACTGGAGATCCCTGCCCTGGGTGAgcctggttctgctctccccTGTGTAGGCAAGCAGCACAGCCCTCCCACTGACAGGCCAGGGCTCAGGAGGCACAGGACTCCCTGTGAACACTCTCCCTCTGCAGAGCAGGAGTGGTGAAATAAGCAGTTGAAGGCACACAGAGCATTTGGGGAAGAGCAAGACACATGCTCTGCATATTCTTCCCCACATAAGGCAGCACCTTTGCACTGAGCAAGCCCTGCTTCCTGAGCTGGAGTCAGCTATGAGGAGAAAAGCAAAGccctgggctgtggtgctgcAGTGATAGAGACATTGACAATACGGTCAGACACTAGACTGCAACCACGCCACAGATGCACACAGGCAGGCTTACCTGCCAGGATCTTCTGGAGGTGGCTCCTGCTGAACACAGAGCCACAGGGGTTCGATGGGTTGTTCACAATGAGGCAAGCTGTCTTCTCATCCACCAGAGACTCCAAGTGCTCCAAATCAATTTCCCAGGACTTTTCTGGCTAGTGAAGAGAAGGGGAAGTAACACCTGATGAACTGGACTTGCCACACAGGGTGGGGTGTGACAAGgtgcccaggtttgctcaggtcATCTTCACCCACTTCCCAGGCAGGGCCAGggtatttctgagaagcagaaatGTCAGGGCTGCTGCTTCCAGGCCTGCCATCACTTACCAAGAGGTTGTAGAGTTTGACCTCAATCCCCATAGACAATGCCAGAGTCTTGTAGAGGGAGAAACCAGGCCGTGGCACCAGGATGTTCTGGCCAGGGTTGGCCAGCACTGCCAAGGCAAGCTCTATGGCCTGGCTGCAGCCACTTGTTAAGATGACATCCTGTAAAGAGTATATGGGAGTCAGCAGAAAGCACAGGCATTCTGAGGTGCCCCAGCCACATGGGAGTGACATAATACCCAGGCTCTGCCAGGTAAGAACTTCTCAGCCAGAAAGAGAAGTGCAGAGCCTGACTGAAGATGTTAAACCTCCAACAGCTGGAGAGCTCAGCCTCCTCCTGAGGAGGGTGCAGGGAAGGGCTTGGGACAGGGGATGAGAGCAGCAGGAGGCCACTGAGGGACAAGGCCATGGGCAGTCCACAGCCCATGTCCCACAGCCAGGCAGGGGAGGGAGCCAGGGCAGGTGTGGTGtggcaggggcagcagcagcgctgcgCTGCCATGGGAGTGCCCACGCTGGGCGCTGACTGGTACCTGGGCCTCCAGTGGTGCCTCTGGGCAGCTGTAGTATGCGGCCACTGCTTCCCGGCACGACTGGTAGCCTGGGGAAAGAGGAGCCAAACATGCAAGGGAGGTTTTTACagactgtttctttttccttggcaGCACAAGGCTCACAGCTGCCACACAGCCAGGGAAAGCCTGTTTGTCAGTGACACAGTCCCAAGGTGGCTGTCCTGCCTCAGGCCAAGTTCCCTGCATGTCCGAGGCTGAGCCAGGCAGGACAAGTGCAGGGACAGGCCCTGGGCAGGGCGGCAGACCGCGGCCCCAGCATGTCCTGGGCACAGAATTGACAGGAGCAGCACACAGGGTTGCCAGAGAGCTGCTCTGACCAGCAGGTGGCCAAGTGCTCTCACATGGCCTTCAGTGTCCAGTGATGGCACAGAAGCAGCCTTCCCTGTCACCATGTGGAGTGCCCTGTGAGGCGGGTGTGAGCTATGGTCTGTACCCACTTTTTGCACTAACTGAAAACCAGGCTTGTATTGTCTGTGAAGTCAGGAAGCCCAAGGGGAATCCTGGTCAAAGCAAACGAGAAAGGAATTTGGCTGCAACCCATGGCAGTGATACACAATCAGGAGCCTGTCTGGGTGCCTGAAACCCTGCCTGCTCTAGTGGCCACTGGGAGGTGAACATGGCTTCTGCAGGAGGCTCTGGGCCTCAAACAGATCATGCAGGGAAGGGCACTCAGGTCTGTGCTGACGGGACTATTGGTGAGGGCAGCTGCACGAAAGATGACTGTAGGCTCCATATACCTGCAGTGCTGTAGGAGCTGGCACACACCTTCATCCTGCTCTCTCAGGAAAGCTTTGTCAACTTACCAACAGATGGAGCATAGCCGTTGTAACGTCCCGAGTCCAAAACCTCCTTCACAGCCCGTGTGACCTCATCATTTGTGGGAAGGTTTCCAAAGACCGTTGGGTCTCCTTTACAAAGATTGAAAAATAGTGATGTTCTCACGGATCTGTGACAGGCACAGAGCTGTGTGGTTGTCTGGCCTATCCCTGAGTGTTTGCACAAGCTTTGAGCTTCAGAGCCCTGCAATCTGCCAGCCACACTGTCGACCCCACTGCCCAGAGGCTTCAGCCACAGCACTATGCTCACCTAAGGACAAGGAGATCACAGCTTTCTTTGGGTTGGGCTCCACCTTCATGGTGTCTACGATAGCTCGGACAGGATTGAAAGTCTTCTTTGACATTTCAGAAGCCCTGACAGCCCATCTTGGCTTCCGGCCCTTCACCTTCCCCAGTGATATGCTGTTCCCGTTGGTCTTGAGATGAACATCCAGTACAGGGGCATGATCTCCATGGCCATCCACTTGGATCAGGTATGAGTCCATCCTGAGAGCTGTCGGTGTGAGGTGGATTTCCTGGGCTTAGTTAACACATGACAAACAAGGGTTCTGCCCATTTGGGGACACAGCCTATGACTCTCCAAAAGTAAAACTTTCAAAAGCTATAGACCCTACCTACTGCCTAAAGGACAACCCAGTCAGCAGAAGCAAGTAAGGACGTATTCAGGCCCAGGATGAAGTGAAACCCCACGCGTAAGCGAGAAAGATGAAGACACCTCTGTGCTAGCTGCACCACTGCCTAGCATGGACTTGCTGTGCTGAAGAGGAGCAGCTGTGCTAAAGCCAGCAGGCTGTTGTAGTCACTGCTGGACTGCAGATTCAATCTTCCACTGACAGAAGGGCCAGGTCACCCTCTCCTCCCCACCACCTATCAACTTGCACAGCTCAAGCTGCAACCACAAGGATCAGCCCACTATGTATGTTCACATCTGGAATGTCCCTCCAgtctgcaaacagaaatgcagcacAGTTTAAATCAGATCTAAATGCTAACAAGGTAGTTCTGGTCCAATGTTATCAGGATGCAGTGGCAGGGTATAGGTTACAGACTCTTGCCTCTGTCAGCAGAGCAACACTTTTGCTGGCCTAGATTAAAAGGCAAGTGCTTAGAAAATGGAGCCAGGTTGGTATGGCCACAAAGGAAATCGGGGAGGTCGCAGTGCCCCAAGCAAAAGGCCTTTAGTCCTCGCAAGGCTGGGTAACAAGCAAGGCAAAGCAGAGCAACGGCTGCCTTCTAGGCCCCAAAGCATGCAAAAAAGTGACTTACACACACCCACATGTATAGCCAAAGCACAAGCCAGGCCCAGCCAGCAAAGGCCTTACTTATGAACTGCTGCCGACTTGGCTGTCCACCTGCAGAAGGTTAGAGACACAGCAGGCAGAGACCTTCTGAGCCACCAAGCCCAATCTTGCTGATATTGGCACGCTGTCTTGTAATCCTGCCATAAACTGCTTATGCTTTCTGTCCTGCCCTGTTTCTCTGCTCCACTGAAAGGCAATTCAGTGAACAGTGGTCCTTTTCTTATGGTAGTTACGTAGCCCTGTGCTTGCAGATGATCACAACGCAGCTACTTGTTCCTTGCTGCAGTGACTGAGCTGCAAGGGTTGTTGCGTTGCATAGATCAGGTAGGATTTCCCATCCAAACAAATCTCTCGCTGCTTCACTGAAGTTTGCACCATGTTGCTGCAGTTACTCTGCCAGCAGTGCCTCATTAACCTATTTAAAGCAACTCAGGCTGATCTAAAGAGGTCGCAAAGCAAGACTTCAGCTTCTCTGCTGCTAATACTTTCTGGGTTTCCTTTCTATCACCTTCCCACCACCCTGCAAGACACTTCTCATGCACAGGGGAGAAGCAGACTCAGGCACAATGGATGCCTTCAATATAGCAGCCCAGGAAGACCTCCCCACTTCTCCCCCTAAAAGAAGCCAGGTACCAGAGCATAGTACTTTACCTTCCACAGCACAGAGATGGAAACACCAACAAGCTTGATGGCCCTGTCCCTATTTTTCATCCAGGACAAATCGTCTTGCCAAGAAATTCCTGCAAAATCTTGCCCATGAAATAAGCCCCAAAATTGGGCGTTGAGACCAAATCGTTTTGCCATTGGCTCACAGAGAGGGCTGCGCTCCCCACCCAAAACTACCCTCTCCTCCCTATTGCAACTGTGCTAACTTCAAACACCTGGAACATTCCTGCCCATTAACTCTTTCTGGGGGCAGCCCACAGAGGGACACAGCTTGGCTTCCCAGAGGTCCTGGGCTGGCACCCTTTTGCACCACTTCCCTCAGTCCTCAAAGACTGAGAGGGGGAAACCTGCACAGAGAACAGCCCTAGCACCTTATAACATGGACTGATGGACCACAAAGCCTGTGGAATGCATCAGTCTGTCCTGGTCTCAAAGGCTCTGGGTTCACAGTGCACCAACTGAGAAAGGACCATTTGTGGTATCATCACAATCTGAGACATCTTTCTCCACAGGCCGAAGGGAGGCAGGCACTTCCCCAGGAGGTGTCTTGGAGGCACCAGGACCTGAAGGGTTAAAGGAAGCTCAAGTTGCCatggatctgttttttttttttcttgattgctGCAAGGCCCAAGCAAACTCATAGTCTTGGCTGCAAACAAAATGATGCAATTCCTCCCTCTCTGACGGTACTGTAAAGTACAAATGACTCCATTCCCAGAAGGCCCTGTGATGCTAAGTGATGTGAAATCTATGCCTTCCTGTCCCTTGGCTCCTGCAGGCCTGGGATAAATAAGAGAGGCATCTGCACCCTCCCTGTCATCCAAGGGCTGCTCCACGTATTCCCTTAGTGCCCTGGCAGCAAATGGCTGGAGATCAGAGTTACTCAGGGACAGGAGGGATCCTGCTAATCTTCCTTCAAACAGACTGCTGACACCTTCATTGCAGAGGCCAGCAGTCACTGTGAGTTTTGTCCGTTTACACCCGCTCCTGCATGAGAGAAGAAAGGGCCACTTATGGTCAATCCATGCTCATAACACTGCCAGCAATGAGGCTGCCCCTCCCCAGGGCAAGCAGCAGCCCTGCCCTCAGCATTGAGGCTGGGGCGACGCTGCTGAAGTCATGAGCTGGTGTTGACCACAGTGCTGCGATGGGCAAGGCAGAAGCCACAATGGGGCCAGGGACTGGGAGCtggaggcaggggctgggaggAGGTCAGTGCAGCCAATGGGTCCAGCCAGGGTCTCCAGGCCCACAGCAGCCACCCCCTGGGGACTTTGAACTGGGAACAGCACCTTTCAAAAACAATTCACAGAGAAACATCTTGTATTGAAGCTGCTTGAACTCTCTTCTGCTGAGAGCTGTACATTTCCagactattttctttcttcttttcagtgAAGCCTGACATGAGCAACCTTCAGAAGTTCATGCAGCACCTCTCCAAGTACCTCTGGGTAATTTTCTCGCTTTCCCCAGCTGGGACCATCTCCTGCCACACGGCAACCCTGCCAGGGTTAATGTGGCATTGAGAAGCCTCAAGGACAATGCTGCATGTTCTGTCTAGCAACAGCCCTGAAGCTGATGCAACCAGAGCTCTACCCATGATACTGCACACAGCAGTGGGGTTCAGGGGAGGGCATGGTGGGAGCCATTACCAAGAGAAAAAATGTGACTCTGGAGACATAGGCAGACACAGTTACATAAGGCTGAGAAGCTGGCCAGAAGCGGACGGAGAACAGTGTGTCTGACAGGGTCAGTGGTTTTCTCCTGCTTTACTATGCCTTTCTCCTCTCTTGGCATGGCTCCAGTCCTTCTCTGGGTGCTCTCACATGGCATCTGCAGCACCCCCCTTTTGCTGCACAGACCCTTTCAGGACTGAAACATAAGCACACAGCTCAGCACTTCACATTCCATAAATACAGCCAGGCCACCCCTTGTGTGGTGCGGTGACAGAGGTGGCTGTACCCTGCAGGAGGCAGTTCTGCCAGCAAGGCAGCTGGCGGTCCTGGCTCAGGACCTCTGTGCCCCACTAGCCCTGACGAGTCTCCCTCTCGCAGTTTGCCCCTCCATCTCAGCAGTTCTCTCCCACAGGTATCTTAGGATCAGacaataccaggttggaagggaccacaaggatcatctggtccaaactttcttggcaaaagcacagtctacacAAGCTGGCTCAGCATGCTGTTCAGCTAAATCTTTAAAGTGTCTAATGtaggggaatccaccacttccctggggagattattccaatggctgattgttctcatcacgaaaaatttccctcttttgTCCAACCAGagtctccccaggagtaacttgtacccagtacccctcatcttttccatgtgagtCCTTGTAAAAaaagagtctccatcttctttgtagccaccctttataTTGGagcatggtgatgaggtctcccctaaaccttcttttctcaaggctgaacaagcccagttctttcagcctttcctcatatggcaacatcccagtcctttgatcatcttggtggcagttctctgcaccctctccagcctgttcccATATTTTTttatagcagggaccaaaactgaacacagtattccaggtatgGCCTGAGAAGCACTGAGTAGAGAGAGATAATGAtctttgtttctgctgctgatgcccttgctgatgcagcccagcatcccatCGGCTGTATTTGCCACAGCAGCCACTGgtcactcatattgagcttgctgtccaccagaaTCCCCAGGTCctcttccacagagctgctccccagacaGGCAGATCCTGGTCTGTGCTGCACTTCAGGATTATGTTCTCTGAAatgcaagaccttacacttgtccttgttgaactttatAAGGTTCTTGTcagcccactcttccagcctgtGCAGGTCACTCTGCAGGGTAGTTCTCCCTTCCAAAGTGTCCCAGCTGTGCTGGGCAATCCAGATTGCTCGCCCCAGCCATGGACCATTCCAGCAGCTGTGAGGGCCCTTGTGCACTCAGCCTGGGCACCAGGTCTCTTGCAAGCATGCTGAGAGACACGCAGTGCTCTCCAGGTTCATGGGGAGTTGGAAGGACTGCTGAGCTCCAGGCCAAACAGCCACAACAAAAGACTTGCAGGCCCTGTTACAGCTGTTGTGGGGAATGCTCCACAAAGTGTGGCCTTTAGTGGCCCCAGAGTACAGGCACAGTGGAGAGAAACACTTTTTCCAGCCTTGCATTTTGCTCACATGCAGGTAAACATGGTGTAAGTGCATGCCCTATCTTTGAGTTATGACTTCAGAGGCTTCAGCTGTTGCGTGCTGTGCGGAGGCAGCGACCAGCTGATGGGGATGGGGTGGAAAGGGGCATGTGGGCTTTGCAGGGCAAGCCAATGCCATGAGCTTGCGATGAGGGGAGTGGGCAGCACGAGGCACCGGCCTCTCTCAGACCAGACAGGCCAGCCCCTCTCATGGCTGAATTTGATCCCCGGTGATGGAAACCCACCCTCTGCCCAACCAGTCTGCTCCAGCAACAACTGCTCGCCTCCTTACGAAGTGCTTGAGCCTGTGTATGTGTATTACCTTTTTTGGAGGGTGCCTAAGTCACATCCCTTTTACTTCAAACTAGGCTCACTGCTTCCTGACCATGCCAACAGCAGATGTGGAGAACAAAATATCCCCCTCCTCTTGACAGCAGCTTTTTACAAGTTTGCAGGTTATTAAAACACCTCTCTATTAATGAGCTTGCAAGTTCTTAACAGGCACCTGTTCTGTCAAATGAGAGGACTGAgatcaattttttttctcataggTTGTGTTTCTAGAGCTTTCTTTTGCTTTCCGTTGGATCCCCTCCAGCTGATCCACTCGGCTCCGGGAACACAGTGTGCAAGACTGGAGGCCTAACCAGTGCTGAAGGGGGGCAGAAGAATTTCTTCACATGTCCTACATGTGACATTCCTGTTTATATACCCTAGCAATGTTAGTTTTTTTCGCAACAGGATGACATTGTGGACTTGAGTTCAATTTGTCATGCACAATAACCTCCAGTTCTTTTCTGCAGCACCGCTGCATCGTCACCGTGCTGTGCTCATTGTTCTcatgattatttatttatgtggGATAGTCAATAAATCTGGCTGTGGTGTTCAGCAATGATTGtgctgcagctcccagctgcctcacactgGAGAAATATGAGGCAGTTCATTACTTGTTCCTTCCACTtcaccctccttgttcccaggaagGGCACTGAACCAGGTCAGAGCTCTTGTCCCATGGCAAACCAGGACAGGCCCTTCCCTCCCCTTTGTGTAGCAGTGACATCGGGATCAGTCAGAAACAGAAGAGCCCAAAATAGAAAAGGAGATGCCAAAGGAGAGGTGAAGATATTGGTGTCCTCTGCTCTGTTGCACTCTTCTGCCGAGTGCTACTTATCACAGTGagaacaggaagccagaagatgAGCTCAGCTGGGGTACTCTAAGCAGCAATGAAGTGACGcaaagcattttttaaacaatTGTTGACATAGCAACGGAAATGGAATAAGATTGACTCAGTTCTATAATACCTTGACGTTTGTACTTCACTTGTTAGCAGTAAACACTAGTAAAACACTGAATGCGTCACCAAATCGACACAGCAGTGGTTCCCAGGTCTGCCTTTGAACAAGTAATTTCAGCACATCGCAAACTCCAAAGAAAGCTTCAGCTCAGGTTGCTGGATGACCAGCAGCAACACTTGGCATAAGAAACACTTATTTCATCCCTTCTTGTGATGCAAAACAGCACTGCTCATGACTCTGAAACTATACAAAGGGTTGCTAAAACTTTTCAGCTCACTCTGTGCACGGCAGCAAGGAGGCCTGGGTTCTTGTCACAGGAATGTGTGTGATGCAACATACACACACCACTGCTGAGCATCTGCACTATCGAGCCCTTATCCTAAGCTCCCCATGGTCTCCCCATTTCCTAACTTACCGTCATCATACAGCTCCTGTTCCCTCTATCTGGTcttgaaaaaattattttgttttgtttctctcttaTCCCCAAACTAAGTAAATTTTAAGAGGAGTTTTCAGCTCTCCTGTCCTTCGTGGAGTCAGGTGAGATGTTGAGGAGAGTATTTTCTGTGGTGCTGAGGTGCAAAAGTAGAGCAGTTTATAGGCTTCTTACAGTATCAATCTATAGGCTTGTTACTGTTGCTTCTGCAAGGACAGAAGGGTGAAGCAATCTTACTATTGCCACCGATCTTACAGATTGAGAAAATGTGTTTCTGCATCTTAGTGACAAATTTGGACCTCTCGGGGCACACATTCAGACACTATGTCTAAGATCCCACAGTGTAACCATTTCCCTAAAGACTATGTTTTCCTAAATGCAACCAAAGTATTTGCAATGCTAAAGCTTTGCAAGGCAGTACTTGGTCAAACTATTGGTTAAAAGCGTTCACCCTGGCTGTGTAGTTTGCTATGCTTCCTTCTGTGTTTCCAAATTGTCCCACTGTTCATCTTTTCCCATGACACTCAGCTCTGAATCACCTCTGCCCATATCAGACCTGAGAAATACTGACAGTTGTGCATGGCTGAGATCCTGGGCACTTGCCTTCACCCTAGCAACCACTGATAAACAAAGGAGCAGTTCATTGCCTCCTCTGCTGAAAGGTGACAGGTGCTCTGCAGCCTCCTGGGACAGGATGGCAGCCAGTCCCACTGGGCAGCAGGACATTACTGTGCATGGAAATAGGGCACCCGGTAAAAAGTTCACATCGTGTTGTCTGAAGCAGCCCTGAgcaaacagaaacagaagaggtCTGTATGGTTCTCCATAGATAAATATAAGATAATGCATCTAAAGAAAATTGCCTAA is part of the Patagioenas fasciata isolate bPatFas1 chromosome 13, bPatFas1.hap1, whole genome shotgun sequence genome and harbors:
- the TAT gene encoding tyrosine aminotransferase, which codes for MDSYLIQVDGHGDHAPVLDVHLKTNGNSISLGKVKGRKPRWAVRASEMSKKTFNPVRAIVDTMKVEPNPKKAVISLSLGDPTVFGNLPTNDEVTRAVKEVLDSGRYNGYAPSVGYQSCREAVAAYYSCPEAPLEAQDVILTSGCSQAIELALAVLANPGQNILVPRPGFSLYKTLALSMGIEVKLYNLLPEKSWEIDLEHLESLVDEKTACLIVNNPSNPCGSVFSRSHLQKILAVASRQCVPILADEIYGDMVFADCKYEPIATLSTNVPILSCGGLAKRWLVPGWRMGWILIHDRRDIFGNEIRDGLVRLSQRILGPCTIVQGALERILHRTPPEFYHNTLSIFKSNADLCYAALSAIPGLQPVRPAGAMYLMVEIEMEHFPEFENDVEFTERLISEQSVFCLPATCFEYPNFFRVVITVPEEMMLEACSRIQEFCEMHYQGAEGAQDLECDK